A single Montipora foliosa isolate CH-2021 chromosome 7, ASM3666993v2, whole genome shotgun sequence DNA region contains:
- the LOC138010978 gene encoding collagen triple helix repeat-containing protein 1-like: MAHNTALHIALCLLVLNSLCYHTLARSFKECTWKREDGKDQGVIETCTFHKCHSNTLLHVYYSGNIRISGSNPICNRWFFTFNNAECGSPGAIDAVLYQAHAGDLNKHEHGHIEGYCASIPAGNVQVRINVGNCVGTGQHLGNAYTGFGSTSRIFIEEVSPSDK, translated from the exons ATGGCTCACAACACTGCCCTACACATTGCACTGTGCCTGTTGGTTCTTAATTCGTTGTGCTATCATACACTTGCCCGCTCATTTAAAGAGTGTACTTGGAAGAGAGAGGACGGCAAAGATCAAGGTGTCATAGAG ACATGTACATTCCACAAGTGTCACAGTAACACTCTCCTCCATGTCTACTACTCCGGGAATATAAGGATCAGCGGATCCAACCCAATCTGCAATCGTTGGTTTTTTACGTTCAACAATGCCGAATGCGGCTCCCCTGGTGCGATTGATGCTGTACTGTACCAGGCTCATGCTGGAGACCTTAACAAACACGAGCATGGCCATATTGAAGGCTACTGCGCCTCCATTCCCGCAGGAAATGTTCAGGTGAGAATCAACGTCGGTAATTGTGTTGGCACTGGTCAGCATCTGGGAAATGCTTATACAGGCTTTGGTTCGACTTCAAGAATCTTTATTGAAGAGGTTTCACCATCTGACAAGTAA